In Nematostella vectensis chromosome 11, jaNemVect1.1, whole genome shotgun sequence, a genomic segment contains:
- the LOC5518394 gene encoding zinc finger C2HC domain-containing protein 1A yields the protein MDDDYLEAFSDIGPPVRLEPCGNCGRTFNTDTLARHQKICTKLKKRKQFDSSKKRTEGIVDISLLKSKPSNTALELKPKRSNWKQKHEEFLATVRSARQVTTAVKRGEPLPPPPPPTINPDYVQCPHCSRRFNEHAAERHISFCKEQKSRIGKSPGCTAASRMAARTQYKPPLPGKRLSSGSSPASASKTRQISGKPQPGTAEYKPSNYDDDMPLPTSDKKTNTMSPAALPGHSRKAASATKASELSRTTGSRSRPAGHASSAGASRTRYATDESNGLVGQYLTKHKSKENYLDSLDSDEEPPQRTRDVRHSRRPRVDSEEDLSSRNREVKHGRRAGSGKSRDSPNDLIADTADQLPSGSTRNGRRHIAVKDPSPTLFDDFGLNDNGQAKSPFTSRATVHRPGSKEQRPTANEQRPTANDCSTKKLPKFCHECGTKYPVANAKFCCECGMKRLQIGF from the exons ATGGACGACGATTATTTGGAGG CTTTTAGCGATATAGGACCGCCCGTTCGACTGGAACCTTGCGGAAACTGTGGACGAACTTTTAATACAGATACTCTG GCTCGTCACCAAAAGATATGCACCAAATTGAAAAAACGTAAACAGTTTGACTCAAGTAAGAAAAGAACAGAGGGGATTGTGGATATTTCTTTATTGAAATCTAAACCCAGTAACACAGCTCTTGAGCTAAAACCTAAGAGG AGCAACTGGAAGCAAAAGCATGAAGAATTTTTGGCAACTGTGCGTTCGGCGAGACAAGTCACTACAGCTGTAAAGAGAGGGGAACCattacccccaccccctccaccCACAATAAACCCTGATTATGTCCAATGCCCACACTGCAGCCGAAGGTTTAATGAGCATGCGGCCGAAAGACACATCTCCTTCTGCAAGGAACAGAAGAGTCGCATTGGCAAATCTCCTGGATGTACAGCTGCAAGCAGGATGGCTGCTAGAACCCAG TATAAGCCTCCTCTTCCTGGAAAAAGGTTGTCATCTGGGTCATCACCTGCCTCTGCAAGCAAGACAAGGCAAATTTCTGGTAAACCACAACCAGGCACAGCTGAATACAAACCTTCcaactatgatgatgatatgccGTTACCAACCAGCGACAAAAAGA CAAATACCATGAGCCCAGCTGCCTTGCCCGGGCATTCACGTAAAGCAGCATCAGCAACTAAAGCATCTGAGCTGAGCAGGACTACAGGCAGCAGATCTAGACCAGCTGGGCATGCATCATCAGCAGGGGCGAGCCGAACAAGATACGCAACTGATGAGTCGAATGGCCTTGTTG GTCAGTATTTGACCAAGCACAAGAGTAAGGAAAACTACCTGGATTCCCTGGACTCGGACGAGGAGCCGCCGCAGAGGACAAGGGATGTTAGACACAGTCGGCGGCCACGTGTGGACTCGGAAGAAGATCTTTCATCCCGGAATAGAGAAGTCAAGCATGGACGGCGCGCGGGCAGCGGCAAGTCACGTGACAGTCCTAATGATCTTATTGCCGACACTGCTGACCAGTTACCCTCAGGCTCAACTAGAAATGGACGGCG TCATATTGCTGTCAAAGATCCAAGTCCGACTCTTTTTGACGACTTCGGACTCAACGACAATGGTCAAGCTAAAAGCCCTTTCACTTCCCGGGCAACCGTCCATCGCCCGGGCTCTAAAGAACAGAGACCGACGGCGAACGAACAGAGACCGACGGCTAACGACTGCAGTACGAAGAAGCTGCCAAAGTTTTGCCACGAGTGCGGGACTAAATATCCGGTTGCGAACGCGAAGTTTTGTTGCGAATGCGGGATGAAACGGTTGCAGATTGGGTTCTGA